One Brassica napus cultivar Da-Ae chromosome C4, Da-Ae, whole genome shotgun sequence genomic region harbors:
- the LOC106395188 gene encoding cyclin-dependent protein kinase inhibitor SMR10, whose amino-acid sequence MGFSNAGIGLSGQNNLCETELGFSDQSVQEIRPNQDLETKVGEIPNTPREGVKAKKDEEEDFCKTPTRLDQILPKVTNICPPAPRKPKRVPSRSLKVRDSYRSRRMIILNVSREINCMFNSASLGNKVKKARRI is encoded by the coding sequence ATGGGTTTCTCGAACGCTGGAATTGGTCTCTCCGGTCAAAACAATCTCTGCGAAACGGAACTAGGGTTTTCAGACCAAAGCGTTCAAGAAATCCGGCCAAATCAAGATCTTGAAACCAAAGTCGGAGAGATACCTAATACTCCACGCGAAGGAGTAAAGGctaagaaagatgaagaagaagatttttgTAAGACTCCGACACGCCTCGACCAGATTCTCCCGAAGGTTACAAATATTTGTCCTCCGGCGCCGAGGAAGCCTAAGAGAGTTCCATCGAGAAGTTTGAAGGTTCGAGATTCTTATAGAAGCAGGAGAATGATCATTTTGAATGTTTCTAGAGAGATTAATTGTATGTTTAACTCAGCATCTCTAGGTAACAAGGTTAAGAAAGCCAGACGTATTTGA